The DNA segment CAAAAAATAGAAGAAACTAAAAAAAGACTAGACACGGTACTCGTAGATGAACAGAGTAACGACGGGCTACTAAAAGTAACACTTACTGCTAACAGGCAAGTTAAAACTATAGCTATTGACGATAGTTTACTAGAAGACAAAGAGCAACTAGAAGATTATCTTGTGATTGTAATGAATAAAGCTATAGAAAAAGCTACAGCCGTAAACGAAGCCGAACTTAGTGCGGTAACTAAAGAAAGTATGCCAAACATACCAGGAATGGATATGTTTTCTTAATTAGATATTAGGTAAAAGCCATTAGATAATATCGTTTATAAAAGCTATAAGAAGAAATAACTGTCATTGCGAGCGCAGTGAAACGGAGCGTAGCAATCTTTTTTAGATTGCTTCGTCGTGCCTCCTCGCAATGACAGTTGTGCTTTCTACTATTGGCTAATGGCTTATGTCTATTATCTAAAAAGAGAGTTTACTCAACGATTCCATTACATATTGGTGCATTACCTCTTTATAATCTAGGTGGGTAACAATACGCAATTTGCCTTTACCCATACCGCTTATAAAGATGCTCTTTTGTTTTAATTTTTCTATAACAACCGCTTCGCTATACTGTGATTTAACAGAAAATATTAGCACGTTTGTTTCTACAGGTTCTACTTTTTCTACCCATTCGCATTGCTGCAATACTTCGCCTAGTTGTTTAGCTCTCTTATGGTCGGTTTCTAGCCTACCTACATTGTGTTGTAGTGCATATAAACCTGCTGCTGCAAGATATCCTGCTTGACGCATACCGCCACCCAGTATTTTACGGATGCGCAAAGCCCTATGCATTGTTTCTTTATCACCTATAAGCACTGAACCTACAGGAGCACCTAGCCCTTTAGAAAGACAAACCGATATAGTATCGAACAATTCTCCAAATTGTTTAGGGTGTTGTTTTTTGGCTACTAATGCATTCCAAAGTCGCGCACCATCTAAATGATAGCCAAGGTTATGCTTACTACACACCTCTTTTATAGCAGCAAGTGTTTCTATATCATAACAAGCGCCACCGCCTTTATTAGTAGTATTCTCAATACATACTAAACTAGTAAGCGGGCTATGGTAAAAATCAGGTGGGTTTATAGCAACTTCTACTTGCTCAGCAGTTATCATGCCCCTATCGCCATCAAGCAAGCAACATGATACTCCGCTATTAAAAGAAGCTCCGCCGCCTTCGTAATTATAAACGTGTGCCCATTTGTCGCAAATTAATTGATCGCCAGGATTAGTATGTAACTTTATAGCAACTTGATTTGCCATAGTGCCCGACGGAAAGAATAAAGCAGCCTCCATACCAAACAAATCAGCAATAGCCTCTTCAAGCTCATTTACTGTAGGGTCTTGTTTATAAACATCATCGCCCACTTTTGCACGAAACATTTGCTGTAGCATTTCATGGCTGGGTTTGGTTACAGTATCACTTACTAAATTTATTTCCATAGTATCGAAAGTATAGCTTACTTTTGCAACCACAAAACTACATTATTTATGACAAATACCGAACAAATTAAAGGTATTATGGAGCGCCTTGGTGCGCTGAGGAGGTATCTTTGACATCGACAGGAAGTTAATAGAAATTACCAACGAAGAAGAAAAAACTTTTGCTCCCGATTTTTGGAACAATACTAAAGAAGCAGAACGCCTTGTAAGAGAACTACGTTCTAAGAAAAAATGGGTAGACGATTATGAAAAAGCTAAC comes from the Flavobacterium arcticum genome and includes:
- a CDS encoding YbaB/EbfC family nucleoid-associated protein, with amino-acid sequence MFGDMMGMMGKIKETQQKIEETKKRLDTVLVDEQSNDGLLKVTLTANRQVKTIAIDDSLLEDKEQLEDYLVIVMNKAIEKATAVNEAELSAVTKESMPNIPGMDMFS
- a CDS encoding threonine aldolase family protein, which encodes MEINLVSDTVTKPSHEMLQQMFRAKVGDDVYKQDPTVNELEEAIADLFGMEAALFFPSGTMANQVAIKLHTNPGDQLICDKWAHVYNYEGGGASFNSGVSCCLLDGDRGMITAEQVEVAINPPDFYHSPLTSLVCIENTTNKGGGACYDIETLAAIKEVCSKHNLGYHLDGARLWNALVAKKQHPKQFGELFDTISVCLSKGLGAPVGSVLIGDKETMHRALRIRKILGGGMRQAGYLAAAGLYALQHNVGRLETDHKRAKQLGEVLQQCEWVEKVEPVETNVLIFSVKSQYSEAVVIEKLKQKSIFISGMGKGKLRIVTHLDYKEVMHQYVMESLSKLSF